Genomic window (Streptosporangium brasiliense):
GGAGCGCCGCTGGGCGCGCCGGTGCCCGCCGCCGTGGACGAGGTTCCCCCGCCGCAGGCGGTCAGCAGCACGAGCAGGCCGGTTCCGGCGGCGGCGAGCGCGAGCCTGCGGCCGGCGGGTCGGTCGGCGGGTCGGTCGGTGAACGTCATGTGCTTGTCTCTTCCGGTTCGGTGTTATCTGCCTGGCGACCGTTGGCGGGCGGGTCTCGGGGACTGTCCGCCGAAGCGATCGGCCTATATGCGCAGGACCGAGAGACGTGCCAGGCGCAGTGCCGTCCTGTCGGGCGGCGGCCTCGCGACAGGCGACGACGACGGGCGCGCGGTGGCCGCGGCCTGCGAGGCCCGCCGTCGCACCCGCGCCGCGCCGAGGGACACGGCGACGAGCGCGGTCAGTACGGCCAGGCAGACCGAGGACGGGTCGGGCCCGGGAAGATCGTCGCCCGTGCCGGACATCCGTCGCCCGCCCGCCGCCTCCGTCGCGGGCGAGGACATGAGAGCGGACTCGGCCTCTGACACCGATGGGGGCGAGGGGACCGGCGCGAGATCCCGCCGATGCATGACCTCGCCGTGTCCAGCCGTGACCGACGGGCCGCCGTGCTCCAGATGACCGAGGGTGTGCATCCCGGCGACACCCAGGACGAGCGCGAGGAGCAGCAGCCGGCGAGACCGCCACGACGGGCGCCTCCTGGCCGAGCCGTCCATCCTCGCCTCCGTGCACGCGGGGTCAGGCCGCTGTGACACGGCAACCTACGATCTACAATAGTAGAGTATCGGAGGAGGTCACCCCGGTGCGGACGGCATGACCAAGGGCGGTTTGGAGCCACCGCCGTCGTAGTTGGCGCACTCCGGGCACGGCGGATATGAGACCCGTAGTGGGCATGCGGGCCGCCGGGTGCGGGCGACGGGCCGTGGAGCACGGGCGGGACAATGGCACGGTGAAAGTAGTGGTCCTCGCCGACACCCACGCGCCGCGGCGCTGGAAGTCCTGCCCACCAAGAGTGGCCGAGCACCTCCGCGGCGCTGACCTGATCCTGCACGCCGGTGACGTCTGCACCGCCGATGTGCTCGACGAGCTCGCCGCCTACGCGCCGGTCCACGTCGTCAAGGGCAACAATGACGGACCCGACATAGCGGCTCCCGAGACGCTCGAACTCGATCTCGGCGGGCTGCGGGTGGCGATGATCCACGACAGCGGCGCGGCACGGGGACGGCTCGCCCGGATGCGCCGCCGGTTCCCCTCGGCCGACCTGGTGGTCTTCGGCCACTCCCACATCCCGCTGGACGAGAGCGACGCCGGACTGCGCATCTTCAACCCCGGGTCGCCGACCGACCGGCGCCGCCAGCCCCACGGCACCCTGGGGCTGCTCCGCGTCGAGGACGGTGTCCTCGCCGAGGCCGTGATCACCCCGGTCACCTGACCGGCCGGTCCTGTGCCCCTCCCGGCTACGTGTCTGTGGCGAGCAGCTCCTTGAGGGCGTCGTCGATGAACTCGGTGTCCACCGGATTGAGGCCACCCCCGGCGAAGTGCCCCCACGCGCCGGGGATGACGCGCAGCTCCGCGTCGGGCAGGTGGGCCACCTCCCACTCGCTGTCCTCGGGCGGGAAGTAGAGGTCCTGCTCGGCGGGCATGACGATCGCCGGCGCGCGGATCGCGGCGAGCGCCTCCGCCGCGTCGCCGAACCCCGGAGTCTTGCCCACGTCGGCGTTCTGCCAGGTCCACAACATGGCGAGCAGGTTGTTGGCGTCACGTTTGACGAACAGGCCCTCCCAGAAGCCGACGAGGAAGTCTTCGAGGGAGCCGTAGCCGAGCGGCTCGCGTTCGTAGATCCTCTCCCGGTAGAACTGCTGGCAGAAACCCCAGCCCGCGTAGACACGGGCCATCGCCCGCAGCCCGATGCCCGGCTGCCCGGAGTACCAGCCGCCGTCCCAGGCCGCGTCGGCGGTGAGAGCCGCCTTGACGCCCTCAAGGAAGACGATGTTGTGAAGGCTGGTCTTCGCCGCACCGCAGAAGGGCAGGATCCGCCGGACCATGTCCGGATGGCTGACCGCCCACTGGTAGGTCTGCCCGGCTCCCATGGACCAGCCCGTGACGAGCTCCAGACGCTCGATGCCGAACCGCTCGGTGACCAGACGGTGCTGGGCCTGGACGTTGTCGTACATCGTCACGTGCGGGAACCGCGCCCGGTCGTGCGGCGGCGGGGCGGTGCTCGGGGACGACGACAGTCCGTTGCCGAACATGTTCGGGACGATGATGAAGTATTTCGCCGGATCGAGCGCCATGCCCTCACCGATCAGCCACTCGTTGTCGTAGTGCTGGCCCGAATACCACGTCGGGTAGACGATCGCGTTGTCCTTGCCGGCGGCGAGCTCGCCGTAGGTCTTGTACGCCAGCGTGGCGCCGGGGAGCGTGGCGCCGCCCTGCAGCCGGACGTCACCCAGGTCGAAGACGTCGTAGTCCATGGGGGCCTCCTTGCCGATCACCGGTCTCGATCGCCGGACCCTCCGCGCGCCGTGTCCACATTTTATTCTCGACACGATCCGAAAGGCAGCGCGTCCCGTCCTGTTTTCGCAGGTAGATATGGCTGTATGACGGTCAGTGCCGGGCCTTTCCGCGTTCCCGGCAGACCTTTCACACTTCCGATGGAGGAGCGGGAGTTTCCCCGGACCCGGCCCGGCCCGGCCCGGATCCGCGCACGGCTCCGCCGACCGTCTCCAGCGGGTGAGGGACGCGTATCCGAATATCCGAGCGACATCGCGGCCGGGAGACGACAGGATGGAATTCCTTTGCGTTTTCCCATGAAGGAGCCGGCCGGGTGCACAGCTACCGTCACGATCTCGAGATGCTCCGGGATCGGCGCTTCGCCCTGCTGCTCACCGCCCGGACCATCTCGGTGCTGGGCAGCTCGTTCGCACCCGTGGCCCTCGCCTTCGGCGTCCTCGCGCTGCCGGGGGCGACGGCGACGACGCTGTCGGTGGTCCTCGCCGCCGAGTCGCTGCCGATGGTGGCGTTCATGCTCGTGGGCGGTGTGATCGCCGACCGGCTGCCCCGGCACCGGGTGATGATGGCCGGTGAGGCGCTCAACGCGGCGGCGTTCTCCTGCCTGGCCGTGATGCTGCTCACTGGGTGGACCCCGCTGCCCGCCCTGGTGACGGCGGCGGCGGTCAGCGGCGTTGCGATCGCGATCCTCTTCCCCGCGCTGACCGGCATCATCCCCGACGTCGTCCCCGCCGACCGGCTGCAGACCGCCAACGCCCTGATGGGGCTGGGCGCCAACGTCTCGCGTGTCGCCGGGCTCGTCCTGAGCGGGGCCACGGTGGTCCTGCTCGGCGGCGGCTGGGCCCTGGTCGTCAGCGGCGCCATGTTCGCCGTGGCGGCCGTGCTCGTCGCGGCGCTGCGCCTCACCCCCGCGGAGCGTTCCGCGGCCGAGCGGCACTCGGTCCTGGCCGACCTGCGCGGCGGCTGGCGCGAGTTCATC
Coding sequences:
- a CDS encoding DUF6153 family protein; protein product: MSQRPDPACTEARMDGSARRRPSWRSRRLLLLALVLGVAGMHTLGHLEHGGPSVTAGHGEVMHRRDLAPVPSPPSVSEAESALMSSPATEAAGGRRMSGTGDDLPGPDPSSVCLAVLTALVAVSLGAARVRRRASQAAATARPSSSPVARPPPDRTALRLARLSVLRI
- a CDS encoding alpha/beta fold hydrolase — translated: MDYDVFDLGDVRLQGGATLPGATLAYKTYGELAAGKDNAIVYPTWYSGQHYDNEWLIGEGMALDPAKYFIIVPNMFGNGLSSSPSTAPPPHDRARFPHVTMYDNVQAQHRLVTERFGIERLELVTGWSMGAGQTYQWAVSHPDMVRRILPFCGAAKTSLHNIVFLEGVKAALTADAAWDGGWYSGQPGIGLRAMARVYAGWGFCQQFYRERIYEREPLGYGSLEDFLVGFWEGLFVKRDANNLLAMLWTWQNADVGKTPGFGDAAEALAAIRAPAIVMPAEQDLYFPPEDSEWEVAHLPDAELRVIPGAWGHFAGGGLNPVDTEFIDDALKELLATDT
- a CDS encoding metallophosphoesterase family protein, encoding MKVVVLADTHAPRRWKSCPPRVAEHLRGADLILHAGDVCTADVLDELAAYAPVHVVKGNNDGPDIAAPETLELDLGGLRVAMIHDSGAARGRLARMRRRFPSADLVVFGHSHIPLDESDAGLRIFNPGSPTDRRRQPHGTLGLLRVEDGVLAEAVITPVT
- a CDS encoding MFS transporter, yielding MHSYRHDLEMLRDRRFALLLTARTISVLGSSFAPVALAFGVLALPGATATTLSVVLAAESLPMVAFMLVGGVIADRLPRHRVMMAGEALNAAAFSCLAVMLLTGWTPLPALVTAAAVSGVAIAILFPALTGIIPDVVPADRLQTANALMGLGANVSRVAGLVLSGATVVLLGGGWALVVSGAMFAVAAVLVAALRLTPAERSAAERHSVLADLRGGWREFISRQWLWVVVAQFSVLVMAVQAAHGVLGPLVAKEHLGGAAAWSAVLAGEAVGMIGGVFLALRLRPRRPILVGTCMTVPTALPYLLLGLDAPLWTIVIGAVVMGVCFDLFGVLWNTTMQREIPPESLSRVSSYDALGSLMFGPIGLLVAGPLAILIGPEPALLGCAAVVVLASLAALLSPGVRNLRAPEPAEEPDVLAH